Proteins from a genomic interval of Streptomyces sp. NBC_00820:
- the secD gene encoding protein translocase subunit SecD, translated as MAAPKKGRSASAQSKPGRSLVLILIAIVALAGGMFASGHTTPRLGIDLAGGTSITLKAKADQGSAINKANMDTAVDIMNRRVNGLGVSEAEVQTQGTDHIIVNIPKGTNSKEAQQQVGTTAKLYFRPVLATEPTGAAATPSPGASSSASTTPNPKGSASANPSGSASTSGQKASSTSTGSPSAPATPQGRAVTDALKADAKATSSATPGASSSASAKSSANPSSTSSGAPTDGDTSKLQAQYAALDCSKPAQRATAGQNAKPGAPTVACGENDKVWFKYLLGPAAVDGTEVKKAQAVFDTQGAAGWQVQMSFTSSGAKKFGDVTAQLAQQAQSGQNQFGIVLDGNVVSAPSVSTAITGGQAEITGRFTQQEAQSLSNMLSYGALPLSFKEETVTTVTAALGGEQLHAGLLAGAIGLALVVIYLVIYYRGLSLVAMASLLISAILTYVLMALLGPAIGFALNLPAVCGAIVAIGITADSFIVYFERIRDEIREGRSLRPAVERAWPRARRTILVSDFVSFLAAAVLFIVTVGKVQGFAFTLGLTTVLDVVVVFFFTKPLMSLLARRKFFANGHKWSGLDPKGLGAKPPLRRTRRSAGPAAGPVDPKEA; from the coding sequence GTGGCAGCACCTAAGAAGGGCCGGAGCGCGAGCGCTCAGAGCAAGCCAGGGCGCTCGCTGGTCCTCATCCTGATCGCCATCGTGGCGCTCGCCGGGGGAATGTTCGCCTCCGGACACACCACTCCGCGTCTCGGCATCGACCTTGCCGGTGGTACGAGCATCACGCTCAAGGCGAAGGCCGACCAGGGGTCGGCGATCAACAAGGCCAACATGGACACCGCGGTCGACATCATGAACCGCCGCGTCAACGGCCTTGGCGTCTCCGAGGCGGAGGTGCAGACCCAGGGGACCGACCACATCATCGTCAACATCCCCAAGGGCACCAACTCCAAGGAGGCCCAGCAGCAGGTCGGCACCACCGCCAAGCTGTACTTCCGCCCGGTCCTCGCCACCGAGCCCACCGGTGCCGCCGCGACCCCGTCGCCGGGTGCCTCCTCCAGCGCCTCCACCACGCCGAACCCGAAGGGCAGCGCCTCCGCGAACCCGTCGGGCAGCGCCTCCACCAGCGGGCAGAAGGCGTCCTCGACCAGCACCGGGTCCCCGAGCGCCCCCGCCACCCCGCAGGGCCGCGCGGTCACCGACGCGTTGAAGGCCGACGCCAAGGCGACGTCCTCCGCCACCCCGGGCGCCTCGTCGTCCGCGAGCGCCAAGTCCTCCGCGAACCCGTCCTCGACGTCCTCCGGCGCCCCCACCGACGGCGACACCAGCAAGCTCCAGGCCCAGTACGCCGCCCTGGACTGCTCCAAGCCCGCCCAGCGCGCGACGGCCGGCCAGAACGCCAAGCCGGGCGCCCCCACCGTGGCCTGCGGTGAGAACGACAAGGTCTGGTTCAAGTACCTGCTCGGCCCGGCCGCCGTGGACGGCACCGAGGTGAAGAAGGCCCAGGCGGTCTTCGACACCCAGGGCGCCGCCGGCTGGCAGGTGCAGATGAGCTTCACCTCCAGCGGCGCGAAGAAGTTCGGAGACGTCACCGCCCAGCTCGCCCAGCAGGCGCAGTCCGGGCAGAACCAGTTCGGCATCGTCCTCGACGGCAACGTCGTCTCCGCCCCGAGCGTGAGCACCGCCATCACCGGCGGCCAGGCCGAGATCACCGGCCGCTTCACGCAGCAGGAGGCGCAGAGCCTGTCCAACATGCTGTCCTACGGCGCGCTTCCGCTGTCGTTCAAGGAAGAGACCGTCACCACGGTGACCGCCGCGCTCGGCGGTGAGCAGCTGCACGCCGGTCTGCTCGCCGGCGCCATCGGCCTCGCCCTGGTCGTCATCTACCTGGTGATCTACTACCGCGGTCTGTCGCTCGTGGCCATGGCCTCCCTGCTGATCTCCGCGATCCTCACCTACGTGCTCATGGCGCTCCTCGGCCCGGCCATCGGCTTCGCGCTGAACCTGCCGGCCGTCTGCGGCGCCATCGTCGCCATCGGTATCACCGCGGACTCGTTCATCGTGTACTTCGAACGCATCCGGGACGAGATCCGGGAGGGCCGCAGCCTGCGCCCCGCCGTCGAGCGGGCCTGGCCGCGCGCCCGGCGCACCATCCTGGTCTCCGACTTCGTGTCCTTCCTCGCCGCCGCCGTGCTGTTCATCGTCACCGTCGGCAAGGTGCAGGGCTTCGCGTTCACGCTCGGCCTGACCACCGTGCTCGACGTGGTCGTCGTCTTCTTCTTCACCAAGCCGCTCATGTCGCTCCTCGCGCGCCGCAAGTTCTTCGCGAACGGCCACAAGTGGTCCGGGCTCGACCCCAAGGGCCTGGGAGCCAAGCCGCCGCTGCGCCGTACCCGCCGTTCCGCCGGTCCTGCCGCCGGCCC
- the yajC gene encoding preprotein translocase subunit YajC: protein MNTLTLLPFIVLIAAMFLMTRSAKKKQQQANQMRNEMQPGSGVRTIGGMYATVKEINEDTVLLDAGPGVDLLFAKNSIGAVLTDDEYNRIVHGVEHDLKSDVSIVPDDASSLTGTDEPAAAAASDDKPVDFGKKDAVEDEPAEEKAAEDKAETADKAEVKADAPAAAEAEADEEPKKTEGDSGTK, encoded by the coding sequence GTGAATACCTTGACCCTTCTCCCGTTCATCGTGCTCATCGCGGCCATGTTCCTGATGACGCGCTCGGCCAAGAAGAAGCAGCAGCAGGCCAACCAGATGCGGAACGAGATGCAGCCCGGCTCCGGCGTCCGCACGATCGGGGGGATGTACGCGACGGTCAAGGAGATCAACGAGGACACCGTCCTCCTTGACGCCGGCCCCGGTGTCGACCTTCTCTTCGCCAAGAACTCGATCGGTGCCGTCCTGACCGACGACGAGTACAACCGCATCGTCCACGGCGTCGAGCACGACCTGAAGTCCGACGTCTCCATCGTCCCGGACGACGCCTCCTCCCTCACCGGGACCGACGAGCCCGCCGCTGCCGCCGCCTCCGACGACAAGCCCGTCGACTTCGGCAAGAAGGACGCCGTCGAGGACGAGCCGGCCGAGGAAAAGGCCGCCGAGGACAAGGCCGAGACGGCCGACAAGGCCGAGGTCAAGGCCGACGCGCCCGCTGCCGCCGAGGCCGAGGCGGACGAAGAGCCGAAGAAGACCGAAGGCGACTCCGGCACCAAGTAG
- the ruvB gene encoding Holliday junction branch migration DNA helicase RuvB codes for MNWDDTTEPPAEERLGGPAEERLVDSVADREDQAVEAALRPKDLGEFIGQEKVREQLDLVLRAARARGATADHVLLSGAPGLGKTTLSMIIAAEMGAPIRITSGPAIQHAGDLAAILSSLQEGEVLFLDEIHRMSRPAEEMLYMAMEDFRVDVIVGKGPGATAIPLELPPFTLVGATTRAGLLPPPLRDRFGFTAHMEFYEPTELERVVHRSAGLLDVGIESDGAAEIAGRSRGTPRIANRLLRRVRDYAQVKADGLITREIAEAALAVYEVDPRGLDRLDRAVLQALLKLFGGGPVGLSTLAVAVGEERETVEEVAEPFLVREGLLARTPRGRVATPAAWAHLGLTPPGSAASGNGQQDLFRA; via the coding sequence GTGAACTGGGACGACACGACCGAACCCCCCGCCGAGGAGCGGCTCGGCGGCCCCGCCGAGGAGCGGCTGGTGGACTCGGTCGCCGACCGGGAGGACCAGGCCGTCGAGGCGGCCCTGCGCCCCAAGGACCTCGGCGAGTTCATCGGCCAGGAGAAGGTCCGCGAACAGCTCGACCTCGTCCTGCGCGCCGCACGCGCGCGCGGCGCCACCGCCGACCACGTCCTGCTCTCCGGCGCCCCCGGCCTGGGCAAGACCACCCTGTCGATGATCATCGCGGCCGAGATGGGCGCCCCCATCCGCATCACCTCCGGCCCCGCCATCCAGCACGCCGGCGACCTCGCCGCGATCCTCTCCTCCCTCCAGGAGGGCGAGGTCCTCTTCCTGGACGAGATCCACCGCATGTCCCGGCCCGCCGAGGAGATGCTGTACATGGCGATGGAGGACTTCCGGGTCGACGTCATCGTCGGCAAGGGCCCCGGCGCCACCGCCATCCCGCTGGAACTGCCGCCCTTCACCCTGGTCGGCGCCACCACGCGCGCGGGCCTGCTGCCGCCCCCGCTGCGCGACCGCTTCGGTTTCACCGCGCACATGGAGTTCTACGAGCCCACCGAGCTGGAGCGGGTCGTGCACCGCTCGGCCGGCCTGCTCGACGTCGGGATCGAGTCCGACGGCGCCGCCGAGATCGCCGGCCGGTCCCGGGGCACACCCCGTATCGCCAACCGTCTGCTGCGCCGCGTGCGCGACTACGCCCAGGTCAAGGCGGACGGCCTGATCACCCGCGAGATCGCCGAGGCCGCCCTCGCCGTCTACGAGGTCGACCCGCGCGGCCTCGACCGCCTCGACCGCGCGGTGCTCCAGGCTCTGCTGAAGCTGTTCGGCGGCGGCCCGGTCGGCCTGTCGACGCTCGCCGTCGCCGTGGGGGAGGAGCGCGAGACGGTCGAGGAGGTCGCCGAGCCCTTCCTGGTGCGGGAGGGTCTGCTCGCCCGCACTCCGCGTGGCCGCGTCGCCACTCCCGCGGCATGGGCGCATCTCGGCCTGACCCCGCCGGGCTCGGCGGCCTCGGGAAACGGACAACAGGACCTGTTCAGGGCGTGA
- the ruvA gene encoding Holliday junction branch migration protein RuvA — MIAFVSGTVAALAPDAAVVEVGGVGMSLQCTPDTLSRLRLGQPAKLHTSLVVREDSLTLYGFADDDERQVFVLLQTASGVGPRLAQAMLAVHSPDALRRAVATGDEKALTAVPGIGKKGAQKLLLELKDRLGAPTGAAVAGTPVTQGWRDQLHAALVGLGYAGREADEAVSAVAPQAEAAEGTPQVGALLKAALQTLNRAR; from the coding sequence ATGATCGCCTTCGTCAGCGGCACGGTTGCCGCACTCGCCCCGGACGCGGCGGTCGTCGAGGTCGGCGGCGTCGGCATGTCCCTGCAGTGCACGCCCGACACGCTCTCCAGGCTCCGCCTGGGGCAGCCCGCCAAGCTGCACACCTCGCTCGTCGTGCGCGAGGACTCCCTGACCCTGTACGGCTTCGCCGACGACGACGAGCGCCAGGTCTTCGTCCTGCTGCAGACCGCGAGCGGAGTCGGCCCCCGCCTCGCCCAGGCCATGCTCGCCGTACACAGCCCGGACGCCCTGCGCCGCGCGGTCGCCACCGGCGACGAGAAGGCCCTCACGGCCGTCCCCGGCATCGGTAAGAAGGGCGCGCAGAAGCTGTTGCTGGAGCTGAAGGACCGGCTCGGCGCGCCCACCGGCGCCGCCGTGGCCGGCACCCCGGTCACCCAGGGCTGGCGCGACCAGCTGCACGCGGCCCTCGTCGGCCTCGGCTACGCCGGTCGCGAGGCCGACGAAGCCGTGTCCGCCGTGGCCCCCCAGGCCGAGGCCGCCGAGGGCACACCCCAGGTGGGCGCGCTGCTCAAGGCCGCCCTGCAGACCCTGAACCGCGCCCGCTGA
- the ruvC gene encoding crossover junction endodeoxyribonuclease RuvC: MRVLGVDPGLTRCGVGVVEGVAGRPLTMIGVGVVRTPPDAELSHRLLAVEQGIEQWLDEHRPEFVAVERVFSQHNVSTVMGTAQASAVAMLCAARRGIPVALHTPSEVKAAVTGSGRADKAQVGAMVTRLLRLSAPPKPADAADALALAICHIWRAPAQNRLQQAVALHTAKAPASRTSPTSPTSPKGRTA, from the coding sequence GTGCGCGTACTGGGGGTGGACCCGGGGTTGACCCGATGCGGTGTCGGAGTGGTCGAGGGAGTCGCCGGACGCCCGCTGACCATGATCGGCGTCGGAGTCGTCCGCACGCCCCCCGACGCCGAACTCAGCCACCGCCTGCTCGCCGTCGAGCAGGGCATAGAGCAGTGGCTCGACGAACACCGGCCCGAGTTCGTCGCCGTGGAGCGCGTCTTCAGCCAGCACAACGTGAGCACCGTCATGGGCACCGCCCAGGCCAGCGCGGTCGCCATGCTGTGCGCCGCCCGGCGCGGCATCCCGGTCGCCCTGCACACCCCCAGCGAGGTCAAGGCCGCCGTCACCGGCAGCGGCCGCGCCGACAAGGCCCAGGTCGGAGCCATGGTCACCCGCCTCCTGCGGCTGTCCGCCCCGCCCAAGCCCGCCGACGCCGCGGACGCCCTCGCGCTCGCCATCTGCCACATCTGGCGGGCCCCCGCCCAGAACCGGCTCCAGCAGGCCGTCGCCCTGCACACCGCCAAGGCACCGGCCTCGCGGACCTCGCCGACATCACCGACATCACCGAAAGGCCGAACGGCATGA
- a CDS encoding YebC/PmpR family DNA-binding transcriptional regulator: MSGHSKWATTKHKKAVIDAKRGKLFAKMIKNIEVAARTGGADPAGNPTLFDAIQKAKKSSVPNKNIDSAVKRGAGLEAGGADYETIMYEGYGPNGVAVLIECLTDNRNRAASDVRVAMTRNGGNMADPGSVSYLFNRKGVIVVPKGELTEDDVLGAVLEAGAEEVNDLGESFEVLSEATDLVAVRTALQEAGIDYDSADANFVPTMQVELDEEGAKKIFKLIDALEDSDDVQNVFANFDVSDEVMEKVDA; encoded by the coding sequence ATGTCCGGCCACTCTAAATGGGCTACGACGAAGCACAAGAAGGCCGTGATCGACGCCAAGCGCGGCAAGCTCTTCGCGAAGATGATCAAGAACATCGAGGTCGCGGCCCGTACGGGCGGCGCCGACCCGGCCGGCAACCCGACCCTGTTCGACGCCATTCAGAAGGCCAAGAAGAGCTCGGTCCCGAACAAGAACATCGACTCCGCGGTCAAGCGCGGCGCCGGTCTCGAGGCCGGTGGCGCCGACTACGAGACGATCATGTACGAGGGCTACGGTCCGAACGGCGTCGCGGTGCTCATCGAGTGCCTCACCGACAACCGCAACCGTGCCGCCTCCGACGTCCGCGTCGCCATGACCCGCAACGGCGGCAACATGGCCGACCCGGGCTCCGTCTCGTACCTGTTCAACCGCAAGGGCGTCATCGTCGTCCCCAAGGGTGAGCTGACCGAGGACGACGTCCTCGGCGCCGTCCTGGAGGCCGGTGCCGAAGAGGTCAACGACCTCGGCGAGTCCTTCGAGGTGCTCAGCGAGGCCACCGACCTGGTCGCGGTCCGCACCGCCCTCCAGGAGGCCGGCATCGACTACGACTCGGCCGACGCCAACTTCGTCCCGACCATGCAGGTCGAGCTGGACGAGGAGGGCGCCAAGAAGATCTTCAAGCTGATCGACGCGCTCGAGGACAGCGACGACGTGCAGAACGTCTTCGCCAACTTCGATGTCAGCGACGAGGTCATGGAGAAGGTCGACGCCTGA
- the pdxT gene encoding pyridoxal 5'-phosphate synthase glutaminase subunit PdxT → MNTPVIGVLALQGDVREHLIALAAADAVARPVRRPEELAEVDGLVLPGGESTTISKLAVLFGVMEPLRARVRGGMPVYGTCAGMIMLADKILDPRSGQETVGGIDMIVRRNAFGRQNESFEAAVDVKGVTGAPVEGVFIRAPWVESVGAGAEVLAEHGGHIVAVRQGNALATSFHPELTGDHRVHSLFVDMVRANRTPDA, encoded by the coding sequence ATGAACACCCCCGTCATCGGCGTCCTGGCCCTCCAGGGCGACGTGCGGGAGCACCTCATCGCCCTGGCCGCGGCGGACGCCGTGGCCAGGCCGGTCAGGCGCCCCGAGGAACTCGCCGAGGTGGACGGTCTCGTCCTGCCCGGCGGAGAGTCCACCACCATCTCCAAGCTGGCCGTCCTCTTCGGCGTGATGGAGCCCCTTCGCGCGCGCGTGCGGGGCGGCATGCCCGTCTACGGCACCTGCGCGGGCATGATCATGCTCGCCGACAAGATCCTCGACCCGCGCTCGGGCCAGGAGACGGTCGGCGGCATCGACATGATCGTGCGCCGCAACGCCTTCGGCCGGCAGAACGAGTCGTTCGAGGCGGCGGTCGACGTCAAGGGCGTCACGGGCGCCCCTGTGGAGGGCGTCTTCATCCGCGCCCCCTGGGTCGAGTCCGTCGGGGCCGGGGCCGAGGTGCTCGCCGAGCACGGCGGCCACATCGTCGCGGTCCGGCAGGGCAACGCGCTCGCCACGTCGTTCCACCCGGAGCTGACCGGCGACCACCGCGTGCACTCCCTGTTCGTCGACATGGTGCGAGCGAACCGGACACCGGACGCCTAG
- the pdxS gene encoding pyridoxal 5'-phosphate synthase lyase subunit PdxS, whose protein sequence is MSTNENQAPETGTARVKRGMAEQLKGGVIMDVVNAEQAKIAEDAGAVAVMALERVPADIRKDGGVARMSDPDMIEGIIDAVSIPVMAKSRIGHFVEAQVLQSLGVDYIDESEVLTPADEVNHSDKWAFTTPFVCGATNLGEALRRIAEGAAMIRSKGEAGTGNVVEAVRHLRQIKGEIAKLRGCDNNELFAAAKELRAPYELVKEVAELGKLPVVLFSAGGVATPADAALMRQLGAEGVFVGSGIFKSGDPAKRAAAIVKATTFYDDPKIIADASRNLGEAMVGINCDTLPETERYANRGW, encoded by the coding sequence GTGTCCACCAATGAGAACCAGGCTCCCGAGACCGGCACCGCCCGCGTGAAGCGCGGCATGGCCGAGCAGCTCAAGGGCGGCGTGATCATGGACGTCGTCAACGCGGAGCAGGCGAAGATCGCCGAGGACGCGGGCGCCGTCGCGGTCATGGCCCTGGAGCGGGTCCCGGCCGACATCCGCAAGGACGGCGGTGTCGCCCGTATGTCCGACCCGGACATGATCGAGGGCATCATCGACGCCGTCTCGATCCCGGTCATGGCCAAGTCCCGCATCGGCCACTTCGTCGAGGCCCAGGTGCTGCAGTCCCTCGGCGTCGACTACATCGACGAGTCCGAGGTCCTCACCCCGGCCGACGAGGTCAACCACTCCGACAAGTGGGCCTTCACGACCCCCTTCGTCTGCGGTGCCACCAACCTGGGCGAGGCCCTGCGCCGCATCGCCGAGGGCGCGGCCATGATCCGCTCCAAGGGCGAGGCCGGCACCGGCAACGTCGTCGAGGCCGTCCGTCACCTGCGCCAGATCAAGGGCGAGATCGCCAAGCTGCGCGGCTGCGACAACAACGAGCTGTTCGCCGCCGCCAAGGAGCTGCGCGCCCCCTACGAGCTGGTCAAGGAGGTCGCCGAGCTGGGCAAGCTCCCGGTGGTCCTCTTCTCCGCCGGTGGCGTCGCCACCCCGGCCGACGCCGCCCTGATGCGCCAGCTCGGCGCCGAGGGCGTCTTCGTCGGCTCCGGCATCTTCAAGTCCGGCGACCCGGCCAAGCGCGCCGCCGCCATCGTGAAGGCCACCACCTTCTACGACGACCCGAAGATCATCGCGGACGCGTCCCGCAACCTCGGCGAGGCCATGGTCGGCATCAACTGCGACACCCTCCCCGAGACCGAGCGCTACGCCAACCGCGGCTGGTAA
- a CDS encoding glycosyltransferase family 4 protein → MRIGIVCPYSWDVPGGVQFHIRDLAEYFIGLGHEVSVLAPADDDTPLPPYVVSAGRAVPVPYNGSVARLNFGFLSAARVRRWLHDGAFDVVHIHEPTSPSLGLLTCWAAQGPIVATFHTSNPRSRAMIAAYSILQAALEKISARIAVSEYARRTLVEHLGGDAVVIPNGVDVGFFAKAEAKARWQGETIGFIGRIDEPRKGLPVLMRALPKILAARPGARLLVAGRGDEEAAVAELPAELRSRVEFLGMVSDEDKASLLRSVDLYIAPNTGGESFGIILVEAMSAGAPVLASDLDAFVQVLDRGAAGEVFANEDADALAEAAVRLLADPARRAELRERGSAHVRRFDWSTVGADILSVYETVTAGTSAVDADERTGLWARFGLARD, encoded by the coding sequence GTGAGAATCGGGATCGTCTGCCCGTACTCCTGGGACGTGCCCGGGGGCGTCCAGTTCCACATCCGCGACCTCGCCGAGTACTTCATCGGCCTCGGCCACGAGGTGTCCGTCCTCGCGCCCGCCGACGACGACACACCGCTGCCGCCGTACGTCGTCTCGGCCGGCCGAGCGGTCCCGGTGCCGTACAACGGCTCGGTGGCCCGGCTGAACTTCGGGTTCCTGTCCGCCGCGCGGGTGCGCCGCTGGCTGCACGACGGCGCGTTCGACGTGGTGCACATCCACGAGCCGACCTCGCCGTCGCTGGGCCTGCTCACCTGCTGGGCGGCGCAGGGCCCCATCGTGGCCACCTTCCACACGTCCAACCCGCGCTCGCGCGCGATGATCGCCGCGTACTCGATCCTCCAGGCCGCGCTGGAGAAGATCAGCGCCCGGATCGCCGTCAGCGAGTACGCGCGCCGCACCCTGGTCGAGCACCTGGGCGGGGACGCGGTGGTCATCCCGAACGGCGTCGACGTCGGCTTCTTCGCCAAGGCCGAGGCCAAGGCGCGGTGGCAGGGCGAGACGATCGGCTTCATCGGCCGTATCGACGAGCCCCGCAAGGGCCTGCCGGTCCTGATGCGGGCCCTGCCGAAGATCCTGGCGGCCCGGCCGGGGGCGCGGCTGCTGGTCGCGGGCCGGGGCGACGAGGAGGCCGCCGTCGCGGAGCTGCCCGCGGAACTGCGGTCCCGGGTGGAGTTCCTCGGCATGGTCAGCGACGAGGACAAGGCGAGCCTCCTGCGCAGCGTCGACCTGTACATCGCGCCCAACACCGGCGGCGAGAGCTTCGGCATCATCCTCGTCGAGGCCATGTCGGCGGGCGCCCCCGTCCTCGCCTCCGACCTCGACGCCTTCGTCCAGGTCCTCGACCGGGGCGCGGCCGGCGAGGTCTTCGCCAACGAGGACGCCGACGCCCTCGCCGAGGCCGCCGTACGCCTGCTCGCGGACCCCGCGCGGCGGGCCGAACTGCGCGAGCGCGGAAGCGCGCACGTGCGGCGGTTCGACTGGTCGACGGTCGGCGCGGACATCCTGTCGGTGTACGAGACGGTCACCGCGGGGACGAGCGCGGTCGACGCCGACGAGCGGACGGGGCTGTGGGCGCGCTTCGGGCTGGCCCGGGACTGA
- a CDS encoding phosphatidylinositol mannoside acyltransferase, translating into MSTTERITDTLYGLGWSTVKKLPEPVAVRLGRTIADLAWKRRGKGVQRLEANYARVVPDATPERLAELSRAGMRSYLRYWMESFRLPAWSPERIKGGFDPKGEHYLVDGLAAGNGVILALPHLANWDLAGAWVTTKLETPFTTVAERLKPETLYDRFVAYREGLGMEVLAHNGASAFGTLARRLRDGGLVCLVADRDLSASGVEVDFFGERTRMPAGPALLAQQTGALLLPVTLWYDESPVMQGKVHAPIEVPESGTRAEKTSVMTQALADAFATGIADHPEDWHMLQRLWLADLDPAKGPS; encoded by the coding sequence GTGAGCACCACCGAACGGATCACCGACACGCTGTACGGCCTGGGCTGGAGCACCGTCAAGAAGCTCCCCGAGCCCGTCGCCGTCCGCCTCGGCCGGACCATCGCCGACCTCGCCTGGAAACGGCGCGGCAAGGGCGTCCAGCGCCTGGAGGCCAACTACGCGCGCGTGGTGCCGGACGCGACCCCCGAGCGCCTCGCAGAACTCTCCCGCGCGGGCATGCGCTCCTACCTGCGCTACTGGATGGAGTCCTTCCGGCTCCCGGCCTGGAGCCCCGAGCGGATCAAGGGCGGCTTCGACCCCAAGGGCGAGCACTACCTGGTCGACGGGCTCGCCGCCGGAAACGGCGTGATACTGGCCCTGCCGCACCTGGCCAACTGGGACCTGGCCGGCGCCTGGGTCACCACGAAACTGGAGACCCCCTTCACCACGGTCGCCGAGCGCCTCAAGCCCGAGACGCTGTACGACCGCTTCGTCGCCTACCGCGAGGGCCTCGGCATGGAGGTGCTCGCGCACAACGGCGCCTCCGCCTTCGGCACCCTGGCCCGCAGGCTGCGTGACGGCGGCCTGGTCTGCCTGGTCGCCGACCGTGACCTGTCCGCCTCCGGCGTCGAGGTCGACTTCTTCGGCGAGCGGACCCGGATGCCCGCCGGCCCGGCCCTGCTCGCCCAGCAGACCGGCGCGCTGCTGCTGCCGGTCACGCTCTGGTACGACGAATCGCCCGTCATGCAGGGAAAGGTGCACGCTCCGATCGAGGTGCCGGAATCAGGTACCCGGGCGGAGAAGACGTCTGTCATGACACAGGCGCTGGCCGACGCCTTCGCCACCGGGATCGCCGACCATCCGGAGGACTGGCACATGCTCCAGCGTCTGTGGCTCGCCGACCTCGACCCGGCGAAGGGACCGTCGTGA
- the pgsA gene encoding phosphatidylinositol phosphate synthase: MLNKYARAFFTRVLTPFAAFLIRRGVSPDTVTLLGTAGVVAGALVFYPRGEFFWGTIVITLFVFSDLVDGNMARQLGRSSRWGAFLDSTLDRVADGAIFGGFALWYAGSGDDNVMCAVSIFCLASGQVVSYTKARGESIGLPVAVNGLVERAERLVISLVAAGFAGLHKFGVPGIQWLLPIALWIVAVGSLVTLVQRVVTVRRESAEADAEAARQDAVRGSGAAE, from the coding sequence ATGCTGAACAAGTACGCGCGTGCATTCTTCACGCGTGTCCTCACACCGTTCGCCGCGTTTCTCATCCGCAGAGGCGTGAGCCCCGACACGGTCACGCTCCTCGGCACGGCCGGCGTGGTCGCGGGCGCGCTGGTCTTCTACCCCCGGGGCGAGTTCTTCTGGGGCACCATCGTCATCACGCTCTTCGTCTTCTCGGACCTGGTCGACGGCAACATGGCACGCCAGCTGGGCCGCTCCAGCCGCTGGGGCGCCTTCCTCGACTCCACCCTGGACCGGGTCGCCGACGGCGCGATCTTCGGCGGCTTCGCCCTCTGGTACGCGGGCAGCGGCGACGACAACGTCATGTGCGCCGTCTCGATCTTCTGCCTGGCCAGCGGCCAGGTGGTGTCGTACACGAAGGCGCGCGGCGAGTCGATCGGGCTGCCCGTGGCCGTCAACGGGCTCGTCGAGCGCGCCGAACGGCTGGTGATCTCGCTGGTCGCGGCCGGCTTCGCGGGCCTGCACAAGTTCGGCGTGCCGGGCATCCAGTGGCTGCTGCCGATCGCTTTGTGGATCGTCGCCGTGGGGAGCCTCGTCACGCTGGTCCAGCGGGTCGTCACCGTCCGCCGCGAGTCCGCCGAGGCGGACGCGGAGGCGGCGCGGCAGGACGCGGTCCGGGGGAGCGGGGCTGCCGAGTGA